The sequence aatcatttctacgctaatcaccctcaataatttaaattgttactgatttcttgcaaatgagggcattgcaagatcttaagtgtgggaaggggttaaattctttcggatttttaaattttttttactttaaacacttggttaccattagaaatactagtaaagtagtagttgtattagaatctagtgctctctgataataaagaacagccctagtcttatatactgactacccaattctagtaaaaatttttaaaattttcaattaaatgaactcaaaatcatgtttatacatatttatgaacgataaaactaggtgttaacaccgaaattattgttacctcggaaaggacataaattgtgaaacaaaccaaaatgttagaattcatttaaaatggaatagaggacaataaaatggaaaataaaagccaagtgtgggaaaaattaccaagttatcttaaacatatgtcacatatttctgtaacaaataattgaagatacttttgctttggactaaactaaactgttttacccgatgaaagaaaagaagagatggatctacacaatgaatcaattccatcgttaaaaggaagtaaagtctttcgaaaaagacacgcgcttcttgatttaggtcatggaccagctgtaggttgatgaaaaatctagaaaagtcatctctaaaatcagcaggaaatccacggacctcagcatcaaacagggtcgccaagtggtccgacttatcctaaccatgagaggatctgtcttgtaaaatggggaggacaccgtgcaaattagcttgataagactaataaatcagacccctagaaaggataatctccttacagattaaaaatcagcttttaagcctgatattactcaatccttgagattgaccttaaagattgagaattacaaactcatggaattcaatgatatctaaactcgagcttgaacgagaaaatattttgatcaaaattacaaaccgattttttttctgaaaacccattttcaatgcgttcattaccattgaacgtaaaatcctaagaattcaccaggaatccattaggtcacctgaaccaaatcgggtgtcaaccgtaagaacgatggttgcatagcatggtcaaagacaggaccttgtgccagaccgaaaaatcataagggtgagatttactattgctcctaccaagaatagtaattgcgtccgacacgttatagaccataattaaaagcatgtcaggggacattgccttaacagttgcttgttcaacgctttcctttacaaccggatggtagtttaccgaaaggtaatatacggagcaagtatactggacgtgttgccttcctaatacaaggttagcaagtgggtgacacaaaaccataagttttgagctaaaattttcaaatctaaaacccaccaaacccacaaaaagaatttgcaaacaccggtgaagggttattccggaaaacttatctagggtaaaagctagatttaattttcaaaaaaatcaaatgttttcataaagatccaatttcctaaaggatctaaattttcataagtcatgtgggactgtaaaccatatcgttactaccattgtttataccgccgtattgaaataactgatgtacaaagtgtgaagaataaagaagtgattctagtatttcaagactatattgcttgaggacaagcaaagctcaagtgtgggaatatttgataatgctaaaaacgaacatatatttcatagcattatctctcaagaaagacaagcttttagttgcaactgttctatttataagtgatattcgtttaaataataaaaggtgaatacaaaagacagattcgacgaattgaagacgcaaacgaccaaaaagctcaaaagtacaaaatacaatcaatgaggttccaattattgataagaaacgtctcaaaattacaagagtacaagattcaaaacgcaaagtacaagatattaaattgtacgcaaggacgttcgaaaatccggaaccgggaccagagtcaactctcaacgctcgacacaacggactaaaaattacaagtcaactatgcacatgaatataatataatatataattaattcttaaaattaatatatatattataattatattatatttaaaaaccgtcggcataaaaaaacaaagacttttgagtctccccagctggccatgcgatcgcatggcctggaggaagaaactccatgcgatcgcatggtgcacagttccagcccacatgcctagaaaaatcgagctttggtgtaacacaaaacacatctttttcttctcctcattcatacgtagtatatatttatatttatattttaattttaattttaattttaataataagggtgtgttagcgaatgttgtaagggtgtaagtcgaaattctgtccgtgtaacgctacgctatttttaatcattgtaagttatgttcaacctttttacattaatattttgtagctaagttattattatgcttatttaatccgaagtaatcatgatgttgggctaaaaatattaaaattgggtaattgggctttgtaccataattgggatttgaacaaaagaacgacacttgtggaaattagactatgggctattaatgggctttatatttgtttaactaaatgatagtttgttaattttaatataaagatttacaattgaacgtccctataaataaccatatacactcgatcggatacgatgggcagggtatttatatgtacgaataatcgttcatttaaccggacacgggaatggattaatagtcactagaattattaaaacaggggtgaaattatgtacaaggacacttggcataattgataacaaagtattaaaaccttgggttacactcagtccacatcctggtgtaattattaaacaaagtaataaaaccttgttacagtttaagtccccaattagttggaatatttgacttcgggtataaggataatttgacgaggacactcgcactttatatttatgactgatggactgttatggacaaaaactagacggacatattaaataatccaggacaaaggacaattaacccatgggcataaaactaaaatcaacacgtcaaacatcatgattacggaagtttaaataagcataattcttttatttcatatttaatttcctttattttatatttaattgcacttctaattatcgcatttttatttattgttattgtatttaattgcacttttaattatcatactttttaattatcgcaagtttattttatcgcacttttattattcgcaatttcattatcgttatttactttacgctttaaattaagtcttttatttatttaatattttacattttgttttaactgcaactaaagtttttaaaatcgacaaaccggtcattaaacggtaaaaacccccctttataataataatattacttatatatatatttgtatttttataaatttaaactaatatagcgttaagctttgtgaaaaagattccctgtggaacgaaccggacttactaaaaactacactactgtacgattaggtacactgcctataagtgttgtagcaagatttaagtatatccattcaataaataaataaacatcttgtgtaaaattgtatcgtatttaatagtatttcttgtaaaatttaatagtattttataccccttagctttaacatcaggacccgagtttacttgggagagaCTAGATCaagtgcaaaggaaataccctcatctattagtGAATTCAgagacgcaagatctcgaggaagaaacaacgactactacgcctacttaaatttcgggacgaaatttcttttaaggagtaggtaatgtaacatcccgtctttttctgtttacttttcgttatactattttaaagtttgttatataattataacatctcccgttaatacgcgttttaaaatatctcatttaggtaattcacgcacccgcttttgaacttgagggactaaacttgccaagaagtAAAAGACTTGACTAAGTCAACTAGTCAACAAGTCTTCTCCTCCATTCACTCTCCTCTTTTCTCtcttttactacttcaacttttctctcaaccttcaaataaagaatcatcatctatttcaaatcgagcaagcatcaatccaaacaaattacatattcggaatccttgcatcttcctcttcgaatccataccaactttattgcatttgggtaactttctaaaaatactagattttgtgttcttgataattttaacttatagaagtgttaattagtgtctatggcacaagtctaacatgattatgtgatttatatgctcgatctcgttattttagtgtaactagcatgaacttgaaaagtgtgtgtttgatcttgggtttcggatgattaaatgttgttgatatgctaaagtgcaagtattaattgtgttactagcatcactagcttcattttgatgtgtaggttgattgagaaaacttaaataacatgatttattagtttatgatttttggttagtgtTTGGTGGTCTTCATTGTGAATTTTGATGCAataaatgcttgacaatgttgcttgtaagtgtttagttgcaatgtgtgattaattaccttcgaaacggcatatcatttatgtaaaatggatcaccgaatcatgaaatgagatttatgaacttggatgcaattaatgatgagcattaaatgcggttttggttgttgtaagtggtagattgattgatgaaatgtgtttagttgttttcctcgtcaaattaccttcccaacggtataagatacatgttttgattggttgcggatcataaattgtgtttgtttgggttttggttcgtgcacttgtacaAAATCAGAAATCAGACCTGAacactgatctggacgccgtccaggccttcacatctggacaccgtccagatgaactgttaggttctgatttggttggtcatttttcgtttaattctaagtatgctacgcagctccgattcacatgtatcttgttataacatgcttatatatgattaaaaacctcagaaaatagttcgggacccgacccaaatgtgttgactttttcgttgactttgacccgaccaaagttgacttttgatcaaacttaaccaaatacttatgcaattgttctaacgtgctttcatacttgtattttgcatgaaacttgacaacgtgacacaCATGCTATAtcgtcgagtcgtaacgagccatatgactaattgaacattttgaccgaccgtgtttaccgatattgaaacgaacctatttgtttaggtcaagactagcattcgttcttgcacacgttactttgtgaaataCATTATATtattcgtgcaaccaaggtgagatcattgTCCCACCTTTTCaaaaacttttactctttaaactatgggatgagaaacatatacgtattatacttttatgctttgaacacaagtacgaaaacaaacattccacgtgagagttagaacaaaaaggcctcaattcaattatcattagttacacttgcagagtgtaaacgtgaacttatgttgtgtgatcacatgggcttgacaagccctcattcggacggttcgctaccgttagcggatgaaatatattttcgagtatatagtgtaggttctaacactatgataacggggttcgtgaacagttaagtcttgataattgggtgctccacaaacgtataataactttggaatgaaaacaattttgataatcaacgttttGGCAATACAAAAtcctgtggttcaaaaacaacgtttactactacacctatgatttcaccaacatttttcgttgacagttttctatatgttttctcaggtccttgaatgctaaatgatacatgcttccgcactctactttttgatacttgcttggatgtcgagtatacatgcatacggagCATCTTTTTACTTTACttaaatttgtgtcgcataggtttcattcgtacttaaaacgttgtaacgtaactagcctttgaactactttgtaacaattgaaacatctttacttatgaaatgaatgcgacatacttttggtcaaacgttgtttaaagacttatgaccacgtaacaggacctaagtagacggcgccgtcaatgacgattttgtcgggtcgctaaatTTGGTTCCATTCACTGAAAAATATTATGTCATCAGTGTATTGTAAATGGGTTACACATATgttgtctgtagtgacccgaacttttccatgtttatatatattaaatgaaattgttatttacatgattaagtgtttccaacatgttaagcaatcaaacttgttaagacttgattaattgaaataggtttcatatagacaattgaccacccaagttgaccggtgattcacgaacattaaaacttgtaaaaactatatgatgtcatatatatatatatatatatatatatatatatatatatatatatatatatatatatatatatatatatatatatatatatagttaacatgatattatgataagtaaacatatcattaagtatattaacaatgaactacttaatgaaaaacaagactactaacttaaggatttagaaacgagacatatatgtaacgattatcgttgttacaaaatttaaatgtatatatatcatattaagatatattaatatatcataatatcatgataatataaaaatttaacatctcattagatataataaacattgggtaaacaacatttaacaagatcgttaacttaaaggtttcaaatcaacatttacatgtaacgactaacgttgacttaacgactcagttaaaatgtatatacatgtagtgttttaatatgtattaatacacttttgaaagtcttcaagacacttatcaaaatacttctacttaacaaaaatgcttacaattacatcctcgttcattttcatcaacaattctactcgtatgcactcgtatttgtactcgtacaatacacagcttctaaatgtatttactattggtatatacactccaatgatcagctcttagcagaccatgtgaatcacctaaccatgtgggaaccatcatttaacatctagcatgaaatatctcacaaaattactaactaatggagcctatatggaagcaccatattcacgtgaacttgcatactcacaaacacattcactttgcaattttcttgaatcaaattactctctctcaagtgttcttccatttttctaagtgttattcatcatcttcatcataatctagctcaatctagttcataaatccatacataaaccaagttataaaacaactactcaagaacacaccaacaacacttccaagtttgctagcttacttccaatcttgcaaatccactttgagtgatcatccaacctcaagaaatctttcttatttacagtgagacatctttataatataaggtaatactcatattcaaactttgattcaatttctataactttaacaatattatttagagtggaaatcttacttgaacttgttttcgtatcatgattttgcttcaagaactttcaagccatccaaggatcctttgaagctagatctatttttctcattttcagtaggtttatccacaaaacctgaggtagtaatgatgttcataacatcattcgattcatatatataaaactaccttatttgaaggtttaaacttgaaatcactagaacatagtttagttaattctaaacttgttcgcaaacaaaagttaatccttctaacttgacttttaaaatcaactaaacacatgttctatatctatatgatatgctaacttaatgatttaaaacatgaaaatacgaaaaacaccgtaaaaccggatatacgccgtcgtagtaacaccgcgggctgttttgggttagttaattaaaaactatgataaactttgatttaaaagttgttcttctgggaaaataatttttcttatgaacatgaaactatatccaaaaatcatggttaaactcaaagtggaagtatgttttccaaaatggtcatctagacgtcgttctttcgactgaaatgactacctttacaaaaacgacttgtaacctgtatttctgaatataaacttatactttttctgtttaaattcataaacttaagttcaatatgaaaccatagcaacttgaatcactcaaaacggatttaaaacgaagaagttatgggtaaaacaagattggataattttgcttgttgtagctacgtgaaatttgtaacaaatctatacaaatcatatcctagctaacttatattgtattatacatgtattctaatatattatgtaatcttgggataccatagacacgtatgcaaatgttttgacatatcatatcgacccatgtatatatattatttggaacaaccatagacactctatatgcagtaatgtttgagttagctatacagggttgaggttgattccaaaattatatatactttgagttgtgatctagcctgagacgtgtatacactgggtcgtggattgattcaagataatatatatcgatttatttctgtaaatctaactgtagacaactagttgtaggttactaacgaggacagctgacttaataaacttaaaacattaaaacgtattaaaaatgttgcaaatatattttaaacatactttgatatatatgtacatatttgttataggttcgtgaatcgacccgtggccaagtcttattttccgacgaagtgaaaatctgtgaaagtgagttatagtcccatttttactatctaatatttttgggatgagaatacatgcagtttttaaaatgatttacaaaacagacacaagtattgaaactacattctatgttgaatcgttataccggatatcgcccttgttgaacttggtagcctaagaattggtgtttattataattgccaccaattgatgcgcatcctaaagatagatctatgggctttgacacgccccagtcagagaatttgaactgctttagtacttcgattttatatatggggatattctagatgatttgttaatgtcggttaccaggtgttcaagcatatgaatgatttttatgcagattgcatgttattgaaagatgaaatcttatggtctattattacaatttgatatataggttaaacctataactcaccaacatttttgttgacgtttaaagcatgtttattctcaggtgattattaagagcttccgctgttgcatgctaatttatggacaagatttggtgtcagcatgcttgtataatattgtttaaaactgcattcgagatttactttgttgtaacatattaatattgtaaaccaatatgtattggtagtgtgtaagtgtgatatttttagattatcatttctggataatctaggtggtgtcctttttaaccttgtcgataaaataaaggttatggtttgttttaaaaacaaatgcagtctttgaaaaacgtctcatatagaggtcaaaacctagcaacgaaatcaattaatatggaacgtttataatcaatatgaacgggacatttcagttggtatcagagcgttggtcttagagaaccagaaaattgcattagtgtgtcttaccaagtttgttaggatgcattaatgagtcttgaattcgatcgtgttttctttaaaaacgattgcttaacacttttttgttggaaactatatattattaacatgtaaatattatgtgatacattaatctcttaacgtgtttgatattgtgtgatagatgtctacctctagtacaaatcccatcgactcacctaataataatgaagagtcgaatatattttgggaagattcacaaattcccgaggaagaacctgaagaggaagaaccggaagaggaggaaccggaagaggaggaaccgggagaagaggaaccggaagaagaagaggtttcggagaatgaaatattaatacctacagtaaaacgatTGAATAAAAGAAGATCCTTAACCAATGgtccaaaattaaaaatggtcaatggtgtttccgccgaggaagcaaaatattgggaagattaccaattttccgatgaatcggatcccgatgaggattccgtttTAATTAGATCCTAATGTTTATCAAAGAATTTCATTTTAAAGCGATCGGGGCCAGGGGCTTTAGGGTTTTCACATCCATTTAGTGTGTCCCAGATTTCTTTTTCAGTAAATTGGGATTCGAGAAGAAGGTTGTCGGATTGTGAAATGTATTCGAGATGGGAAGCGTTATCAAAGGAGCATTGATTTTTGAATTTTTTAGATTTAAAAATGGAATTAAAATATGTGAATGCTTCTTGTTTTATTGTGTTTGGATCTTCGGTCCTATTCCATTTTTTGTGACACCACAGATATTATTTTTGTTGATTCTACGTTTAATATAGTTATGGAAATATTTGGAGTTTTCGTCGCCTTCAAGGGCCCATTTTATGCGCGATTTTTGTTTAAGCATTTTTGATttcattttttctttttcgttaTGTAACATTTTCTCTTCGATCCATTTACGTTGTTTAGTTTCATTTGGTGTTCTGTTATTGGCTGTTTCTTCCCATTTACTTGCGGCCCTAAGGTGATTAGCAATTTGAGAGTCGATATTGTCCAGTTGGAAGCTATATCTTTTTAGTTCCATTTTTACGTTTTTTAATTTGTTACGGAAGATACAATCAGGGTGGTTGCCATTAACAGGGATTTTCCATGCCGTTTTAGTTACGTTGTCGATGTCTTTTAGTTCTAGCCACGTGTTAAAACCCGTATGGGTTTGGGACCAAAATCGGTGAAGGAGTTTTTTAAGATTATAGGACAGTGGTCAGAGAGTTCACGATCTAGTGTTTTTATGTTATATTGGGCCATATTTTTTAGGATACCTTCCGAGACCAAAAACCGATCAATTTTGCTAAATTGCATTCTTTTTTTGCATATTCGAGTGTAGTTTTTGCCACCTAAAGGTATGTCAAGTAGACCATTGTTATTTATGAAGTTGTTGAAGATATCTGCCCAAACTTGATTAAAATCACAATTCATTCTTTCGTTTTTATTTCTGACTTCGTTAAAGTCACCGAAAATGAAGAACGGAATGTCAAGTGAGTTAGTAAGTGAGGAAAGTTCGTTCCACATTTTTAACTTGTTTGGGTTGGAATGTGGTCCGTAAACATTGATGATAGCAATATCTGAATTATATCCCGCCCAAGTGCCTTTTATTGCTAAAAAGAATTCACCCGCAATGGCTATGTCGAAATTGAACGAGTTGGTATCCCAAATTATCATGATTCCACCCGATGCTCCTATCGAGTCTTTTTGTATAAACTTGAATACGGAGTTTCCCCAAAATGATTCGATTACATTATCTTGAGTTTGGCCGCATTTAGTTTCTTGTAGGCCAAGGATGGTAGGTTTTTCCTTGTTACAAATTCGTTTTAACCATTTTATTTTACTTTCTTGCCCAATACCACGAACGTTTAATGAGATCGTACACATTGAGAGGTCTTATTGAACGAGTGATTTATTGAGGGTAGTTAGTTTTTGTTCCACCGGATGCCAAGACTTAGGCCGAGTTCATTTGTTCTAAGGCTAGTTTCTAGAGTTGTTTCTGAGTTTTTTTTATTGGTTTACACGGAGTCGGATGTTTTCTTTGTATTGATAGAACCCGAAGATGAGGTCATTTTACCTCTTTTTGATAATTGAGATAATCGCATCTTTTGTACGCATCGTGCTATTAGTTTAGGTTGAGGGAATTTTAGCTTGGAATTTTTATGTGTATCGTTTTTAGGATTGATGGTGTGAGTAGATGATTTGGGTTTTAGGAGGCCCTCTTTAATAGTTCTTTTAAATGATAGATCGTGTGTTCTAGGTTTAGGTATTTGTTCTTGGTTGGACTTAGGTTTAGTGTTTTGTAGAGTTTTGGCTATTCCTATTATCGGATTAGTTTCGTTTATTTCATTTTCGAGAGGTGGTTGTTCTATAGGTTGTGATTAGTGGATATTTGCTTTAGGTAAGAAATTGATGGGTGAGTTTGATTGGGGTGTATTTTCGTGACAATTATTGTTCTTCTTTTTGTTGTTATCAGGAAAATTAATGGGCTCGAGGAGGTTTTTTGAAGGGCTCGGGCTTGGGTAATTGGGCTCGGGTGTAATGATGGGCTCGGGACTGATATTAATAAAGGGCTCGCATGTATTAATGGGCTCAGACTGTGTATTGATGTTATTGGGCTCGTAGTTAGAGAACAGTGTATTGGGCTTGGAAAATGGGCAAGTCATAGTGTTTTATTTGGATATATTATCCTCAGATTTAGGAAGCTGCCAGAAGATACTATCTTGTACGTTAGGAGTTGAATAGTTTTCATCATTTTTGGCATTAGTTTCTAGTGTACCGTTTGTGTTATTAATGGAATGTTCATTGGGTGTaatgttgtaattaatattatctttatagcTTGTAGTTTCAACACATTTAGATGATCGAGACGTTGACTATCTATCGCGACTGTTGTTATCATAATTATGTTCAG comes from Rutidosis leptorrhynchoides isolate AG116_Rl617_1_P2 chromosome 4, CSIRO_AGI_Rlap_v1, whole genome shotgun sequence and encodes:
- the LOC139843143 gene encoding uncharacterized protein, encoding MCTISLNVRGIGQESKIKWLKRICNKEKPTILGLQETKCGQTQDNVIESFWGNSVFKFIQKDSIGASGGIMIIWDTNSFNFDIAIAGEFFLAIKGTWAGYNSDIAIINVYGPHSNPNKLKMWNELSSLTNSLDIPFFIFGDFNEVRNKNERMNCDFNQVWADIFNNFINNNGLLDIPLGGKNYTRICKKRMQFSKIDRFLVSEELKDIDNVTKTAWKIPVNGNHPDCIFRNKLKNVKMELKRYSFQLDNIDSQIANHLRAASKWEETANNRTPNETKQRKWIEEKMLHNEKEKMKSKMLKQKSRIKWALEGDENSKYFHNYIKRRINKNNICGVTKNGIGPKIQTQ